A genomic stretch from Acinonyx jubatus isolate Ajub_Pintada_27869175 chromosome E2, VMU_Ajub_asm_v1.0, whole genome shotgun sequence includes:
- the LOC128313182 gene encoding NACHT, LRR and PYD domains-containing protein 7-like: MELSSKHSKDKWVDPRSLTGAEERDRNAMEKSSTQKDTPWPGDDDDVHDHVAQRSQGFLSLLNARTSTELMPQTVVLHGAAGVGKTTLAKQCMLDWTQAGQARARPAALYLSCKALSRRGPCTLAELLADSAPGPRRALPRLLARARTLLLVVDAFEELRVPAAALARDLGGDWGARRPAPVLLGGLLKRKLLPAATLLVTTRPEALGELRLVVEQPLLVEVEGLSEPERRAYLRRQLGGEAQARRAWQLMRSNAALLRLGSAPAVCWMLGACLRLPADEGDHPGRTCRTATSLLLRFLCSRFAPAPGSCPRPRPRAPLRALCLLAAEGVWAQTSLFEPRDLRRLGVREADLRPFVDRSLLQESGECAGCYRFLHLSLQHLLAAALYVLGGGEGGPGWGARGVRRLLSKEEGRRNPHLAHVGRFLFGLANEDRVRELGAAFGCPVSTELKHELLACTVRSPENGPFSSVTDTRETLCRLYESQDEPLVKEAVAQVTEVSLHLKDPTDLAHASFCLKHCERLQKLRLRVEKGVFLDDDTASGSEAQAAGAQYDHLSLQLWADLCLVFSSNKSLCFLDVSQSFLSSSSVRILCERITRVTCHLQKVVIKKVSPADAYRNLCLAVIGKKTLTYLVLEGGGHSDKLLLLLCEPLKHSRCNLQYLRSVSRSLLFSAVI, translated from the exons CCTTACGGGTGCAGAGGAGCGAGACAGGAACGCGATGGAGAAATCCTCCACCCAGAAGGACACTCCTTGGCCAGGAGATGACGACGACGTTCACGACCATGTGGCCCAGAGAAGCCAAGGGTTCCTATCCCTCTTGAACGCCAGGACGTCCACAGAGCTAATGCCACAGACGGTGGTGCTGCACGGTGCCGCGGGCGTCGGGAAGACCACGCTGGCCAAGCAGTGCATGCTGGACTGGACGCAGGCCGGCCAGgcccgcgcccgccccgccgccctcTACCTCAGCTGCAAGGCGCTCAGCCGCAGGGGGCCGTGCACCCTGGCGGAGCTGCTGGCCGACAGCGCCCCGGGCCCGCGCCGGGCCCTTCCGCGGCTGCTCGCGCGGGCGCGGACGCTCCTGCTGGTCGTCGACGCTTTCGAGGAGCTGCGCGTGCCCGCCGCGGCGCTGGCGCGCGACCTGGGCGGCGACTGGGGCGCGCGGCGGCCGGCGCCCGTGCTCCTGGGGGGCCTGCTCAAGAGGAAGCTGCTCCCCGCGGCCACGCTCCTGGTGACCACGCGGCCCGAGGCCCTGGGGGAGCTGCGGCTGGTGGTGGAGCAGCCGCTCCTGGTGGAGGTCGAGGGGCTCTCGGAGCCGGAGCGCAGGGCGTATCTGCGGCGACAGCTGGGAGGCGAGGCTCAGGCGCGGCGCGCTTGGCAGCTGATGAGAAGCAACGCGGCGCTGCTCCGCCTGGGCTCGGCGCCCGCCGTGTGCTGGATGCTGGGCGCCTGCCTGCGGCTGCCCGCGGACGAGGGCGACCACCCGGGCCGCACGTGCCGCACCGCCACGTCGCTGCTGCTGCGCTTCCTGTGCAGCCGGTTCGCGCCCGCGCCGGGCAGCtgcccgcgcccgcgcccccgGGCCCCGCTGCGCGCCCTGTGCCTCCTGGCGGCCGAGGGCGTGTGGGCGCAGACCTCGCTGTTTGAGCCCCGGGACCTGCGCAGACTGGGCGTGCGCGAGGCCGACCTGCGCCCCTTCGTGGACCGGAGCCTCCTGCAGGAGAGCGGCGAGTGCGCGGGCTGCTACCGCTTCCTGCACCTGAGCCTGCAGCACCTCCTGGCGGCCGCGCTCTACGTCCTGGGCGGCGGCGAGGGCGGCCCCGGCTGGGGCGCTCGCGGGGTGCGGAGGCTGCTCTCCAAGGAGGAAGGGCGCCGGAACCCCCACCTGGCCCACGTGGGGCGCTTCTTGTTCGGCCTCGCCAACGAAGACCGGGTCAGGGAGCTGGGGGCCGCCTTCGGCTGCCCGGTGTCCACGGAGCTCAAGCACGAGCTGCTGGCGTGCACCGTGAGGTCCCCCGAGAACGGCCCCTTCTCCTCGGTGACGGACACGAGGGAGACCTTGTGCCGTCTCTACGAATCGCAGGACGAACCGCTGGTGAAGGAAGCCGTGGCCCAGGTCACGGAAGTGTCCCTGCACTTGAAAGACCCCACGGACCTCGCGCACGCGTCCTTCTGCCTCAAGCATTGCGAACGGCTGCAGAAACTGCGTCTGCGGGTGGAAAAGGGCGTGTTCCTGGACGACGACACCGCGTCGGGGTCCGAGGCCCAGGCTGCCGG GGCACAGTATGAccacctctctctccagctctgggCGGATCTCTGCTTGGTGTTCAGTTCAAACAAGAGCCTGTGCTTCTTGGATGTGAGCCAAAGCTTCTTGAGTTCCTCCTCCGTGAGGATTCTTTGTGAGCGAATAACCCGTGTCACCTGTCATCTCCAGAAAGTGGT gATCAAAAAGGTCTCCCCTGCCGATGCTTATCGGAACTTGTGTCTAGCTGTCATTGGTAAGAAGACTCTGACCTACCTGGTCCTGGAAGGTGGTGGCCACAGTGacaagctgctgctgctgttgtgtGAGCCACTGAAACACTCCAGATGTAACCTGCAGTATCTGAGGTCGGTCTCCCGGTCCTTGCTTTTCTCAGCGGTCATCTGA